aaagtgactaaaaataatataaaatgtcatacaattattacgtaaattagtcacttatcagttGGGCCTCTTGCAATAGTAGAATTAGTTACATCAACATTTCTAGGAATTAAAACAGGCTCAACATTATTTCTAGAGTGGCCCCTACCAGCTCCCCTCCCTCATTTAGTAGGTCCTTGTACCTTGCAACTTCTAACAATGACTACAGTGAATTGGCAGCCCTACTTTAGACAGTTTTTCAACATGTAAGTCCTCCAATGGAGCCTTTCTTCTAACTTTCTTAGGTCTGCCTGGAGCTATCTTCCTACGAGGTAGGAGTAATGAATCATTGCATGTGTTCACCCAATTTGTTTGGTCTGGCATAGGCATAATAACACCAGCATATGCCTTTTTATATGTTTCCACTGAGTCGCAATTATCAACATATGCATATGGACTTTTGCTATCTTGCACAAGTCCAACACATCCATGGACACATGGAATTCCTGTCATATCCCACTCATTACATGTGCAAGACCTTTGAACTGCATTAACAACAAAAGTTCTTACTATACCAGTCACCTCATACACCTCTCTTGTAGACACAAGTGCATCAAACTGAGCTAATTGCTTTTTTCTCTCTTCAATTTTTTGACAAATCCTCGGACAAATGTGAGACTTCACCTTCTGAATCCAATCTCTTTTTTCTTGAAACTTGCACATTATCTGCCTTCGAATGGCTTCAAACATAGTCAAAATAGGCTCCTTCCTAGCATCCTTAATGTATTGATTGAAGCTCTCACATATATTATTACTTAAAATGTCACATTTTGTCCTTGGAGAAAAGGTGTGTCTGGCCCATAGGTTAGCTGGTATGGAACTGAGCCATGCATGTGCT
This sequence is a window from Coffea eugenioides isolate CCC68of chromosome 7, Ceug_1.0, whole genome shotgun sequence. Protein-coding genes within it:
- the LOC113777288 gene encoding uncharacterized protein LOC113777288; protein product: MFTEEIADHPGSVAFIVIEKSQLCKRPIFKRMFVMFTAQKEGFVNACRPVIQLDACHLKGIMGGQLMSTIGRDVNNQMFPIAMALVESECKDSSGWFLDNLSDAIGTPLERGWVFLSDRQKELIDCIENKYPGVEHQFCVRHMYANFKLKFKDKHLRDLMWAVTRAYLPSHYESKMRELQTVAPEAHAWLSSIPANLWARHTFSPRTKCDILSNNICESFNQYIKDARKEPILTMFEAIRRQIMCKFQEKRDWIQKVKSHICPRICQKIEERKKQLAQFDALVSTREVYEVTGIVRTFVVNAVQRSCTCNEWDMTGIPCVHGCVGLVQDSKSPYAYVDNCDSVETYKKAYAGVIMPMPDQTNWVNTCNDSLLLPRRKIAPGRPKKVRRKAPLEDLHVEKLSKVGLPIHCSHC